A region of the Thermoanaerobaculia bacterium genome:
TATTTTCTTCATTGACACTCTCCTTCCTGATAAATAGGACTTTCACGATAAGGGAATCGGTTGTAATTGTCAACTGGATCATGCTTCATGGGATTAGGACCCGGATGTATCCGATTCAGGTTCAGAATGCTCGATGGCAGATGGGGCATTGGACTGGTTCCTGCTCCCGTATCGTTGAACCAGGGGGCTTAGAAGAAGATAAGCCAGGATGGCTCCGTAGAGAACGCTTGACCAAGCGTTGGAAGTGATGGCTCACCCACCTGCCCGGCAGCCAATCATCCGGTAGTAAAGGTAACCGGCCCCGCCGCCAAGCAAGATCGTAGCCAGAGATAGAAGAACTTTCAATTCAGAGCTCCTGAAAGAATGGATTTGACGTACCTCCTAGACAACAGCAGCCGGGTAGCGCGTATTCCTTGTCATTCCCCTCATAATCCAAGATAATACCGATAAGGAAACCGATAATGATTGTAATTCAGGAAACCCTGGCACTGGAGGAAAAAGATCTTCAGGAGACCTTCGTCCGGTCTTCAGGGCCCGGCGGCCAGCATGTCAACAAGGCTTCGACCTGTGTCCAGCTCAAGTTTGATGTAATGGGATGTGCGGTTCTTTCCGATATCGTCAAGGAACGGCTGATTCGCCTGGCCGGTCGCAGAATGGGGGCCGATGGATTTCTGACCATTACGGCCCGACGCTACCGGGACCGGGAAAGGAACCGGGAAGACGCCCGGGAGCGTCTCGCAGCACTGGTGCGAAAGGCCCTTGAAGAACCCAGACCCCGGAAAAAGACGCGGCCCGGCTCC
Encoded here:
- the arfB gene encoding alternative ribosome rescue aminoacyl-tRNA hydrolase ArfB, producing the protein MIVIQETLALEEKDLQETFVRSSGPGGQHVNKASTCVQLKFDVMGCAVLSDIVKERLIRLAGRRMGADGFLTITARRYRDRERNREDARERLAALVRKALEEPRPRKKTRPGSAARERRLESKRRRAQLKESRKRPDTDP